The Trichocoleus desertorum ATA4-8-CV12 genome includes the window GCCTCCCGCAGGCAGACTTCACCATAGGGGAGCAGCGCTATGGCGTTTATGGGCATGATTGGCGAGTGGTGTCACCAACGGCTTGGCAGGAGTTATTAGCTCAGCGAGAAATTGCTGCTTCCGCGCAGGCCGCTACCCCCGCACCCTTGGGCGAACCTCTCCTGGTTCTAAGCCAACCTGCTTTTGCGATTGCGGTGCGGGATTTGTTGCGACACTTCACCCATCCGGATCAGCTCTATCACAACCCCCTGTTGCAATCTCGACTGGTAATGGAGCGATCGCCGACCAATGCAGGTAAAGCTGAGCGAGTAGCGGTTTTGAAGCACTTAGTTCAGGAAGCAGCCGAGTCGTTACAAGCCTCTCATCGGGAAGCAAAACTTTACCGAGCGCTTTATCATACCTACCTTCAGCCCACTCCGACCCAAGAACAAGTCGCTGAGTTACTCGATGTCCCCTTCAGTACCTTTCGTCGCCACCTCAAAATGGGTATGACTCGGCTGACCGAAATCCTGTGGCACCAAGAGATTAGCTAAGCGCCAATCGACAAAAGTGAACAGAAAATGAGCAGTTTTTGGTCTGGAAATTGCTGGCTTGGTCGAACACAGTATGACTGTATGTTCTCCGTGTCTGGCTTGCACTCAAGTAATTTCAGCCATGCTCTATAGACCGACCCAACTCATTAATAGACTGTGTCTCGGATCTCGGTTTGAGGCGATGTAATTTATTTTACATAATCTTTGCGAGATTTTGGGAGCGTGATAGGAGTGTGATTGCCGTATTTAACTTAAGGTATACCACTTAAGACATAGTAAATTTCACTTTGTCCTAGCTCCAGCGAGCGTTGCTATAGACACTCTCTATTTGGGTGAATGAGAGAACTTAGAAAACCTCCTTAAGAGGAAAATCAATGAAAAAATTTATACCAGCAATACTGCTGTCGGCGTTAGGGGCATTTCTGGCCGCTAGCCCTAGTCATGCGGTCACTTTGATTGAAAGTGGAGATGCAGGCGAAACCCTCAACACAGCTCAAGTCATTCCCTCTGGGTCGGCTTTGCTAGAGTTTTTGGGTGGGGCCTTGGGAGACAACGATGCTGATCTATTTCAAATCTTTTTGACTGGGGGACAGACCTTTTCTGCTACCACGATCAGTTTAGAAACCTTGGTGGATTTGCCAGTCAATCAGCTTCTCGGAGCACCTACTGCTCTGCTTGAAGATCCGCAGTTATTTCTATTTGACGCAGAAGGTCAAGGAATCTACGGTAACGATGACAGCTTTGGCTCCCTACAGCCGACGCTGCTTTCTGGCGAGTTTTCTCCTAGCCAAGCAGGTTTCTACTATTTGGCGATCGCGAGTGCTGGCTACAACCCCGTCAGTACCAATGGCAATATTTTCGCGACTGGCACTAATGATGTCCTAGAACCTACTGGGCCAGGGGGTGAATTGCCCCTGAGCGGTTTTGCTGGAACCAGTGCAACCCATGGTACTTATGCGATCGCTTTGACCGGAGTGAGCGCCGCTGCTCGACCCGACTCACCCACCAGCGTCCCAGAACCTACTGCCGCTCTGGGCCTGATGGCATTGGGTGCTGGGGCTACCTGGAGGCAATTGAAAGCTAAAAAACAGCAACGCTCTTCAGCTCCCTTGACCTAAGTATTTTGTCAAAAACCTTGCCAAGCTTCCGTCCTGCTGCGGCTGGATGCAGTAACTCTGCCATTTTTTTAGGAGATATTTATCATGCCTAAGCTCCCTACGCCTGTTCATGAGGTGAGCCCCTCGTTGCCTAAAACCACGACTGCCCCTAAAACTTCTTTTCGCCTTCGCTTTGGCTTTGTTGCTAAATTGAGTCTGCTAGCTTTAGGGATTGCTTTGACTGCTGGCCTAGTTCCTCAATACCTGAAAGCGTCAGACCACGATGATGGTGAAGTCGATACTAAAGGTCGTAATCTCAATTTGACCGATCTATTTGTCTTTCGAGAAAAAGATCAGAATCCTAACGCTTCAGCCAGTGATCTGATCTTCATTATGAACACGAACCCGCGATCGCTGGCTCGTCAGCAATACTACTTCAGCACCAAAGCCCGATATGAGTTTAAGGTCTCGCGAGTTGGCAACAATGATGCCACTCCCACAGGAGTACCAGATGTCACTCTACGATTTGAGTTTGACGCACCCAATGCCAAGGGTCAACAAGGCATTAAGCTGACGGCAATTCGCGACGGGGCTACCCTGGTTGCAAATCAGATGCTGCAAACTACGGCGCTAAACACCGCTCCCCAAGTCAGTCAGGTGGCCCTTGGCGGCTCTCAGTTTTCTGTTTTTGCGGGTTTACGAGAAGATCCTTTCTTCTTTGATGTGGAGCAATATTTCCGAGTCCGGGGAGGGGCACTTGGCATTGGGCCAAAAGTAGGTTTCCGCGACCCTAGCACCGCAATTGATTTTGCCAAGGGCTACAACGTCAATGCGATCGCCGTGCGAGTCCCCATCCAGTTTCTGCAAGGCTCCACCGCTACAACAACTTTCGATGTTTGGGAAACCATTTCAGCAACGGGACCAAACGGCAAGTTTACCCAGGTAGAGCGGCTAGCCAGACCCGCAATCAACGAAGGTTTGGTTGTAACCAATGATTTCTTGAATGCCTTAAACAGTGTGGGACCTGATTTTGAAGCGGCGGCGTTAGCGGGCAGACAACCTGCGGCTAATATTGCTGGCCCCATTGTGGGAGAAGCCAAACAGACCCTCCTGGCTTTTGGGAACCCGGAAGCACGGGCCGATGCCTTACTGGGTGCCTTTCTGCCCGATGTCATGCGGATTGATACTGCAGGACCGAGTGGCTACGCTAATGCGCTCAATGCCAAGGGTAGCCCGATTCGGGGTCGCTTGATCAAAGATGACGTGATCGATATCACCTTAAGCGTGGTGGCTGGGCAAGCCCTGAGCGACAACGTCTCCTATGAAGGTCAACCTGGTAATCCTGCTCAGGGCCACAAGGCTTTAGAGCCTGCGTTCCCTTATTTAGCACTGCCTAACTAAGCGAACTGCGATCGCATCTTGATCCCCCAGCTGAGAAAAATTCTCAGAGCTGTTCTCCCCGCTGGTGGGGGAATCTACGTGCCAGGTAGGGCACAGGGGGACTGAGATGTGCCGCAAATATAGATGAGATGGGAGCACTAGGGAGTAAAGGCTGTGAAACAAATGGACTACGACGCTTCAGTAGGTTGGCCCAGTAGGCTCAGAGCTGTCCTAGCATCACCACGTTTGGTGGCTTTGCCTGTTGTGGGGCTGCTCGTCTTGATTCCGCTTGGCCTACACTTGTGGCAACAGCAGTCTCAGGCCCAGCTCGATCCCATCTATCGTTACCAATTCTCTCGCCCTAATCCTGGCAATGTGACGCAGGTGCTGGAACGAGAGATGGCTTTCTATCAAACTCGAATTCTCTCAGACCCCAAAGGAGGGCTGAATCGGGCGTCCCTGGCTAGAGTTTACTTAAAAATGGCACGTGCCACCGGGGAGAGCAGTTGGTATTTACTAGCAGAGCAAACAGCGCAACAGTCGCTGGCTAACTTGCCCTTCTCTAACTCTGAAGCAGTTTCGGTGCTGGCGCGAGTGGCAACCGCTAGGCACGATTTTGCTGAGGCCATTCGGCTGTTGAAGCAAGCCCCAGGTAGCTCGGATGCACCTTCTATTGCGACGACTGCCTACTTAGCCCTAGGTGATATTTCCGCAGCCAACACAGCGGCGGAGCAACTTGTGCAACAAACTCCTTCCCTAGGAGCTTTGACGCAGCGGGCTTTAGTGAAAGTGGCTCAAGGCCAAGATCAAGCAGCGATTCAAGATCTACAACAGGCGATCGCCGTAGAAGAACCAGAGGAAACCGGGAGTTCTGTCTGGGCGCGTACCCTCTTGGGACGGTTGTATTTCAAGCGTGGACAACTGCTGCAAGCACGGGCACTTTACAAGGAAGCATTGCGGATTTTACCCCAGTATCCCCCAGCCCTACTGAACCTAGCGGAATTAGAGGTACGGCAGGGAAATTATCGGGCGGCAGAGCGTTATTACTCTCAGTTTGCTCTGACTTCTCAACAGTCCCCAACGGTTCATGATCATGTGGTGATGCGTGGCATGGCACGAGTGAAAGAACTGTTAGGAGAT containing:
- a CDS encoding DVUA0089 family protein → MKKFIPAILLSALGAFLAASPSHAVTLIESGDAGETLNTAQVIPSGSALLEFLGGALGDNDADLFQIFLTGGQTFSATTISLETLVDLPVNQLLGAPTALLEDPQLFLFDAEGQGIYGNDDSFGSLQPTLLSGEFSPSQAGFYYLAIASAGYNPVSTNGNIFATGTNDVLEPTGPGGELPLSGFAGTSATHGTYAIALTGVSAAARPDSPTSVPEPTAALGLMALGAGATWRQLKAKKQQRSSAPLT
- a CDS encoding DUF4331 domain-containing protein, with translation MPKLPTPVHEVSPSLPKTTTAPKTSFRLRFGFVAKLSLLALGIALTAGLVPQYLKASDHDDGEVDTKGRNLNLTDLFVFREKDQNPNASASDLIFIMNTNPRSLARQQYYFSTKARYEFKVSRVGNNDATPTGVPDVTLRFEFDAPNAKGQQGIKLTAIRDGATLVANQMLQTTALNTAPQVSQVALGGSQFSVFAGLREDPFFFDVEQYFRVRGGALGIGPKVGFRDPSTAIDFAKGYNVNAIAVRVPIQFLQGSTATTTFDVWETISATGPNGKFTQVERLARPAINEGLVVTNDFLNALNSVGPDFEAAALAGRQPAANIAGPIVGEAKQTLLAFGNPEARADALLGAFLPDVMRIDTAGPSGYANALNAKGSPIRGRLIKDDVIDITLSVVAGQALSDNVSYEGQPGNPAQGHKALEPAFPYLALPN
- a CDS encoding tetratricopeptide repeat protein, with amino-acid sequence MDYDASVGWPSRLRAVLASPRLVALPVVGLLVLIPLGLHLWQQQSQAQLDPIYRYQFSRPNPGNVTQVLEREMAFYQTRILSDPKGGLNRASLARVYLKMARATGESSWYLLAEQTAQQSLANLPFSNSEAVSVLARVATARHDFAEAIRLLKQAPGSSDAPSIATTAYLALGDISAANTAAEQLVQQTPSLGALTQRALVKVAQGQDQAAIQDLQQAIAVEEPEETGSSVWARTLLGRLYFKRGQLLQARALYKEALRILPQYPPALLNLAELEVRQGNYRAAERYYSQFALTSQQSPTVHDHVVMRGMARVKELLGDPVAAQSWRDQAEARLREDLAGFGHRRELARLLLERGRRQDLTEALTLMQQEVRVRRDAETLDTLASAFSSSGRWQEAQQTMQTALRSGIRDAGLFHRAGVIEQALGNSAEAQKFFQLAQETDPTFDEQAQRALGLGVGLLGLS